In the genome of Deinococcus sp. KSM4-11, one region contains:
- a CDS encoding ester cyclase, with protein sequence MTQDADVTVVSDMIERAFNRGDLSAVDDLLLPASTDHQEAPGVNFPQHLKQVVTMLRTAFPDLHFEIKHLMSSGDIVAMHSVMTGTHLGPMRDLPPTQRRVHVRHMHFVRVEQGRGAELWHVWDTASMMRQLTGPAPTP encoded by the coding sequence ATGACCCAGGATGCAGACGTGACCGTCGTCAGTGACATGATCGAGCGGGCCTTCAACCGGGGTGACCTGAGCGCGGTGGACGACCTGCTGTTGCCCGCCTCGACCGACCACCAGGAGGCGCCCGGCGTGAACTTTCCCCAGCACCTCAAACAGGTCGTCACCATGCTCAGGACGGCCTTTCCCGACCTGCACTTCGAGATCAAGCACCTCATGTCCAGCGGTGACATCGTGGCCATGCACTCCGTCATGACCGGCACCCATCTCGGCCCCATGCGCGACCTGCCCCCGACCCAGCGTCGCGTGCACGTGCGGCACATGCACTTCGTGCGTGTCGAGCAGGGGCGTGGCGCGGAACTGTGGCACGTGTGGGATACCGCCTCCATGATGCGGCAACTGACCGGGCCGGCCCCGACTCCCTGA
- a CDS encoding TetR/AcrR family transcriptional regulator, whose amino-acid sequence MPESNAPTRSTHRQRQAEATRTLIVQAATDLFLETGYAGTTMDAIALRAGVAVSTVYGAFTNKRTLLAAIREAWHQATGQRDTYRLAGEQPELADRLRLAAHATRRQWELGARMMAIYTAAAASDPEAALELGTALNGRRTNIGRIVRAWAEEAHLDAARFNAAYLALTHAEVYLELVGGSGWTPDEYEAWLLGHLNAEVLECRTAAARAATRGTDVD is encoded by the coding sequence ATGCCGGAAAGCAACGCGCCCACCCGCTCGACCCACCGCCAGCGACAGGCCGAGGCGACCCGCACCCTGATCGTCCAGGCGGCCACCGACCTGTTCCTGGAGACGGGGTACGCCGGTACCACCATGGACGCCATCGCCCTGCGTGCCGGGGTGGCCGTGAGTACCGTGTATGGCGCGTTCACCAACAAGCGCACCCTGCTGGCGGCCATCCGCGAGGCATGGCACCAGGCGACCGGTCAGCGTGACACCTACCGGCTGGCCGGCGAGCAGCCGGAGCTCGCGGATCGGCTGCGCCTCGCCGCGCACGCGACCCGCCGGCAGTGGGAACTCGGTGCCCGGATGATGGCCATCTACACGGCGGCGGCCGCGTCGGATCCGGAGGCGGCGCTGGAACTCGGCACCGCGCTGAATGGGCGGCGCACGAATATCGGCCGGATCGTCCGGGCATGGGCCGAGGAGGCGCACCTGGACGCCGCGCGCTTCAATGCCGCGTATCTGGCCCTGACCCACGCGGAGGTCTATCTGGAACTCGTCGGCGGGTCGGGTTGGACGCCCGACGAGTACGAGGCCTGGCTGCTGGGGCACCTGAACGCCGAGGTACTGGAGTGCCGGACGGCCGCCGCCCGCGCCGCAACCCGAGGGACAGACGTCGACTAA
- a CDS encoding Gfo/Idh/MocA family protein — translation MTASSKVVSAAIVGAGGISKRHYEGYKQAGVNVVAIADASEAIRQLREKEWEVRAYATFEELLANEDVQAVSICTPNAFHAPATIAALDRGIHVLCEKPLSLDLDACDAMIAAARRNGAVLQTGHHLRSNPLARTAKRLIDEGRIGRVTFMRLRQAHDWGGAEQVRGVFGSLAASGGGTLLDNGCHMMDLARYFGGDVRSIYARMATLKFQIEVEDTSVATLDFESGAIASVENAWTATGWEESFFVYGTQGALECSNRLGKARLRFLNREFGYADWGAGDETWYDFATVDNAHIRSVVHFIESIEQGSPVVCSGEDGRESVRLVLGAYESARTNSPVPLTLAPQLG, via the coding sequence GTGACCGCGTCCAGCAAGGTCGTGAGCGCCGCGATCGTCGGCGCGGGCGGCATCTCCAAACGGCATTACGAGGGTTACAAGCAGGCGGGCGTGAATGTGGTGGCCATCGCGGACGCCAGCGAGGCCATCCGCCAGCTGCGCGAAAAGGAATGGGAGGTGCGCGCCTACGCCACCTTCGAGGAGCTGCTCGCGAACGAGGACGTGCAGGCCGTCAGCATCTGCACCCCGAACGCCTTCCACGCGCCCGCCACCATCGCCGCGCTCGACCGGGGCATCCACGTGCTGTGCGAGAAGCCGCTGTCGCTGGATCTGGACGCCTGTGACGCCATGATTGCCGCCGCCCGCCGCAACGGCGCGGTGCTCCAGACGGGCCACCACCTGCGCTCGAACCCGCTGGCCCGCACGGCCAAACGCCTGATCGACGAGGGCCGCATCGGGCGCGTGACGTTCATGCGGCTGCGGCAGGCCCACGACTGGGGCGGCGCGGAGCAGGTGCGCGGCGTGTTCGGGAGCCTCGCGGCGTCCGGCGGCGGCACCCTGCTCGACAACGGCTGCCACATGATGGATCTCGCCCGCTACTTCGGCGGGGACGTACGCAGCATCTACGCGCGCATGGCAACCCTCAAATTTCAGATTGAGGTGGAGGACACCAGCGTCGCCACGCTGGATTTCGAGAGCGGTGCCATCGCCAGCGTCGAGAACGCCTGGACGGCCACCGGCTGGGAGGAGAGCTTCTTTGTGTACGGCACGCAGGGCGCGCTGGAGTGCAGCAACCGCCTGGGCAAGGCCCGCCTGCGCTTCCTGAACCGCGAGTTCGGGTACGCCGACTGGGGCGCGGGCGACGAAACGTGGTACGACTTCGCCACCGTCGACAACGCGCACATCCGCAGCGTCGTGCACTTCATCGAGTCCATTGAGCAGGGTTCGCCCGTGGTGTGCAGCGGCGAGGACGGCCGCGAGAGCGTGCGGCTGGTCCTCGGCGCCTACGAGAGCGCCCGCACGAACTCGCCCGTGCCCCTCACCCTGGCCCCACAACTCGGCTGA
- a CDS encoding ThuA domain-containing protein: MTQSTQPRITVWHEYRHEHENPLVASVYPQGMHVAMADGLKAHGFTNVGTATLDEPEHGLTDEVLNNTDVLLWWGHKAHGDVSDAIAEKVAQRVWDGMGLIVLHSGHFSKPFKRLMGTSCDLKWREASDKERLWVVDPSHPIAQGVGEFIEIEQEEMYGEHFDIPTPDELIFVSWFTGGEVFRSGCTFRRGSGKIFYFRPGHETYPTYFHDGVRQVISNAARWVAPTASAPRAFGNRQPLEPLPERK, translated from the coding sequence ATGACCCAGTCCACGCAGCCCCGCATTACCGTCTGGCACGAGTACCGTCACGAGCATGAGAACCCGCTGGTGGCGTCCGTCTATCCCCAGGGCATGCACGTCGCCATGGCCGACGGCCTGAAGGCCCACGGCTTCACGAACGTCGGCACCGCGACCCTGGACGAGCCTGAGCACGGCCTGACCGACGAGGTGCTGAACAACACCGACGTCCTGCTGTGGTGGGGCCACAAGGCGCACGGCGACGTGAGCGACGCCATTGCCGAGAAGGTCGCGCAGCGCGTGTGGGACGGCATGGGGCTGATCGTGCTGCACTCCGGGCACTTCAGCAAGCCCTTCAAGCGCCTGATGGGCACGTCCTGCGACCTGAAATGGCGCGAGGCCAGCGACAAGGAGCGCCTGTGGGTCGTCGATCCCAGCCACCCCATCGCGCAGGGCGTGGGCGAGTTCATCGAGATCGAGCAGGAGGAGATGTACGGCGAGCACTTCGACATCCCCACGCCGGACGAACTGATCTTCGTGAGCTGGTTCACGGGCGGCGAGGTCTTCCGCAGCGGCTGCACCTTCCGCCGGGGCTCGGGCAAGATCTTCTACTTCCGCCCCGGCCACGAGACGTACCCCACGTACTTCCACGACGGCGTGCGGCAGGTCATCTCGAACGCCGCCCGCTGGGTGGCCCCGACCGCCAGCGCGCCCCGCGCGTTCGGCAACCGCCAGCCGCTCGAACCCCTGCCGGAGCGCAAGTGA
- a CDS encoding DinB family protein: MPTPHPETLPQLLWTEFGSALNMLESAIVACPPEVWGTQAGFQEFWYIAYHTLFMADYYGSDSTQGFHPPAPFTLSELDPAGVFPERVYRKDELLTYLDHVMQKNRALIRSLTPEKAAQRFEGEYRDFSLLHLVIFNTKHVQHHAAQLYLLLRQRVDDTPGWVSQPRWELEG; this comes from the coding sequence ATGCCCACCCCCCACCCGGAAACGCTGCCACAGCTCCTCTGGACGGAATTCGGCAGTGCCCTGAACATGCTGGAGTCCGCCATCGTCGCGTGCCCACCGGAGGTCTGGGGCACGCAGGCCGGCTTCCAGGAATTCTGGTACATCGCGTACCACACCCTGTTCATGGCGGACTACTACGGCAGCGATTCCACGCAGGGCTTCCACCCGCCTGCCCCCTTCACCCTGAGCGAACTCGACCCGGCGGGCGTGTTCCCGGAGCGGGTGTACCGCAAGGACGAACTGCTGACCTACCTCGACCACGTCATGCAGAAAAACCGCGCCCTGATCCGCAGCCTGACACCGGAAAAGGCCGCGCAGCGCTTCGAGGGCGAGTACAGGGACTTCAGTCTGCTGCATCTCGTGATCTTCAACACCAAGCACGTACAGCACCACGCGGCGCAGCTCTACCTGCTCCTGCGCCAGCGCGTGGACGACACGCCGGGCTGGGTCAGCCAGCCAAGATGGGAGCTGGAAGGGTGA
- a CDS encoding immunity 8 family protein yields the protein MRAELKAMVILEVTPPVEQFRPENGVDFGISLRLDIGPAGENASDAFELFVCTPDHLNREWPEPIWGRGLLIVQDFDLPTIRSVIERYLATCHGADWPEVVAHVSRVAIWEFDNYGSRTP from the coding sequence GTGCGCGCTGAACTGAAGGCGATGGTCATTCTTGAAGTCACTCCCCCCGTCGAACAATTTCGTCCGGAGAACGGCGTAGATTTCGGCATTTCATTGCGCCTCGATATCGGGCCTGCTGGCGAGAACGCCTCAGATGCCTTCGAGCTCTTCGTGTGCACGCCCGACCATCTGAACCGGGAGTGGCCCGAACCGATATGGGGAAGGGGATTGCTGATCGTGCAGGATTTCGATCTGCCAACGATCAGATCAGTGATCGAGCGGTATCTCGCCACCTGCCACGGAGCCGACTGGCCAGAGGTGGTGGCTCACGTCAGCCGGGTCGCGATCTGGGAGTTTGATAACTACGGGAGCAGAACTCCGTGA
- a CDS encoding dynamin family protein has product MLHPGLVSDHVQALLTRERSLLADLQAFLETQGAPPESIEHARTAARALDETFLLVVVGEFNAGKSSFVNALLGAPVLPEGVTPTTDRIYVLVHGEKPGQMEATRDPFVSRLTYPLPSLEGVALVDTPGTNAIIRQHQALTEGFLPRADLVLFLTSSDRPFTESERQFLSLAAKWGRAVIMVVNKADLLETPEQKAQVREFVETGARGVLGLTPPVLLISARAEQRGQPTGQHDPGFHALREVLKMRLSEQGRTRLKLQGPLNTAAELLSGEDTRADAARVTLKEDLSILRDLEAQRERHRESMTGELDGQLNRVSRLLAEFEVRADRFIDDKLRFSNIRGLLNPRDLEEAFRREAVADLPDAIDRQFGSMIDRFVEANLHFWEDVQAFLIRRQPSGEVARTRFSYDRGALLEGIAGSAREHLELTTEQELGRQLSQDAEDAMKGAVGGLAGGIGIGATLGVLIGASALDFTGGILAGLTLGSLGLFVLPNKRLQAHRQLRAKVADLREALERIVRREYEREQERADARLRDAISPYTRFTEQEQARLDGAQTRAAALRAQLDGLKADVGGLG; this is encoded by the coding sequence ATGCTCCATCCTGGGCTCGTCTCCGATCACGTGCAGGCGCTGCTGACCCGTGAACGCAGCCTGCTGGCCGACCTCCAGGCGTTCCTGGAGACCCAGGGGGCGCCGCCCGAATCGATCGAGCACGCCCGAACCGCCGCCCGCGCGCTGGACGAGACCTTCCTGCTGGTCGTGGTGGGCGAGTTCAATGCCGGGAAGAGCAGCTTCGTGAATGCCCTGCTGGGTGCGCCGGTGCTTCCGGAGGGCGTCACACCCACCACGGACCGCATCTACGTGCTGGTGCACGGCGAGAAACCCGGCCAGATGGAAGCCACCCGCGACCCCTTCGTGAGCCGCCTGACCTACCCGCTCCCCAGCCTGGAGGGCGTGGCCCTGGTCGACACGCCCGGCACGAACGCCATCATCCGGCAGCACCAGGCGCTCACTGAGGGCTTCCTGCCGCGCGCCGATCTGGTGCTGTTCCTGACCAGCTCCGACCGCCCGTTCACGGAGTCCGAACGGCAGTTCCTGAGCCTCGCCGCAAAGTGGGGCCGCGCCGTGATCATGGTGGTGAACAAGGCCGACCTGCTCGAAACGCCTGAGCAGAAGGCCCAGGTGCGCGAGTTCGTGGAGACCGGCGCGCGCGGCGTCCTGGGCCTCACCCCGCCCGTGTTGCTGATCAGCGCGCGGGCCGAACAGCGGGGCCAGCCGACCGGCCAGCACGACCCCGGCTTCCATGCCCTGCGCGAGGTGCTGAAAATGCGCCTCTCCGAGCAGGGGCGCACCCGCCTGAAACTCCAGGGGCCGCTGAACACCGCCGCCGAACTCCTGAGCGGCGAGGACACCCGCGCCGACGCCGCCCGCGTCACCCTCAAGGAAGACCTGAGTATCCTGCGTGACCTCGAAGCGCAGCGCGAACGGCACCGTGAATCCATGACCGGCGAACTCGACGGGCAGCTCAACCGCGTCTCCCGCCTGCTCGCCGAGTTCGAGGTGCGCGCCGACCGCTTCATCGACGACAAACTCCGCTTCTCTAACATCCGTGGCTTGCTCAACCCCCGCGACCTGGAGGAGGCCTTCCGACGCGAGGCCGTGGCCGACCTTCCCGACGCCATCGACCGGCAGTTCGGCAGCATGATCGACCGCTTCGTGGAAGCCAACCTGCACTTCTGGGAGGACGTCCAGGCCTTCCTGATCCGCCGCCAGCCCTCCGGTGAGGTCGCCCGCACCCGCTTTTCATACGACCGGGGCGCGCTGCTGGAAGGCATCGCCGGCAGCGCCCGCGAGCACCTGGAACTCACCACCGAGCAGGAACTCGGCCGGCAGCTCTCCCAGGACGCCGAGGACGCCATGAAGGGAGCCGTGGGCGGCCTTGCCGGAGGTATCGGCATCGGCGCGACCCTGGGCGTGCTGATCGGCGCGAGCGCGCTGGACTTCACCGGCGGCATCCTCGCCGGGCTCACCCTGGGCAGCCTGGGCCTGTTCGTCCTACCGAACAAACGCCTCCAGGCGCACCGGCAACTGCGCGCCAAGGTCGCCGACCTGCGCGAGGCGCTGGAACGCATCGTGCGGCGCGAGTACGAACGCGAACAGGAACGCGCCGACGCGAGACTCCGCGACGCGATCAGCCCCTACACCCGCTTCACCGAACAGGAACAGGCGAGGCTTGACGGAGCGCAGACAAGGGCGGCAGCGTTAAGGGCGCAGTTGGATGGATTGAAGGCGGACGTTGGGGGCCTGGGATAG
- a CDS encoding acetyltransferase: MTWLIPVNIDAGAQATFGEFVRDLDGRLADPNTDRSVLAREILAEAMYGRTYEALVADAPLAALNLDSRNVTFEAEYYMATDQEKFAQVKPLLWLWKSLDLTPIGQNPVLGIAVRRVLAGHIFRRVGADFKCWQNVEFSVGYNMEVGDNVVVHRNVLLDDIGGIELHDDASISDYVNIYSHTHSVLDGPDVTLKKTVVGRGARITYHSTILAGAVVSDDAMLATHALLRDDIPPHGIAMGVPARTSRFKVRPGMDVEVDSRIYPHDEGRKANPQFPQPTPGQTRLPDERDAPITPGRVVKQG; the protein is encoded by the coding sequence GTGACGTGGCTCATACCGGTGAATATCGACGCGGGTGCCCAAGCGACCTTTGGTGAGTTCGTCCGCGATCTGGACGGCAGGCTCGCCGACCCCAACACGGATCGGAGTGTGCTGGCCCGCGAGATCCTCGCCGAGGCCATGTACGGCCGAACCTACGAGGCCCTGGTCGCCGACGCGCCGCTGGCCGCACTGAACCTGGACTCACGCAATGTCACCTTCGAGGCCGAGTACTACATGGCGACGGATCAGGAGAAGTTCGCGCAGGTCAAGCCACTGCTGTGGCTGTGGAAGTCCCTGGATCTCACGCCCATCGGGCAGAACCCGGTGCTGGGCATCGCGGTGCGCCGGGTGCTGGCGGGCCACATCTTCCGGCGGGTAGGCGCGGACTTCAAATGCTGGCAGAACGTGGAATTCAGCGTCGGCTACAACATGGAAGTCGGCGACAACGTGGTCGTGCACCGCAACGTCCTGCTGGATGACATCGGCGGGATCGAACTGCACGACGATGCCAGCATCAGCGATTACGTGAACATCTACAGCCACACGCACTCGGTGCTCGACGGCCCGGACGTCACCCTGAAGAAAACGGTCGTGGGCCGCGGCGCGCGGATCACGTACCACTCCACCATCCTGGCAGGCGCCGTGGTCAGCGACGACGCCATGCTCGCCACACATGCCCTGCTGCGCGACGACATTCCCCCGCACGGCATCGCCATGGGCGTCCCGGCGCGCACCAGCCGCTTCAAGGTGAGGCCCGGCATGGACGTGGAGGTGGATTCACGCATCTACCCGCACGACGAGGGCCGCAAGGCCAACCCGCAGTTCCCGCAGCCCACGCCCGGCCAGACCCGCCTGCCCGACGAACGCGACGCGCCGATCACACCGGGCCGCGTGGTCAAGCAGGGGTAA
- a CDS encoding metal-dependent hydrolase, whose translation MNIRFLGHSAFLLQDGEHRLLLDPYITHNPKSPTTLEQALTWPLSAVLVSHAHGDHWGDALAFGKAGTPIIATAEIGGYAQKHGAAQAVGMNIGGTYRAPWGSVSLTPAWHSSSFPDGTYGGMPTGLVIELGGKRVYFAGDTCLFSDMRLIGDRGLDVAILPVGDHYTMGPEEAGRCLELLRPKVAIPMHFGTFPGLSGDPQVFAAAGQAQGVDVRVLHPGDTTEV comes from the coding sequence ATGAACATCCGTTTTCTCGGTCACAGCGCCTTTCTCCTGCAAGATGGCGAGCACCGCCTGCTTCTCGACCCGTACATCACCCACAACCCGAAGAGTCCCACCACGCTCGAACAGGCCCTGACGTGGCCTCTGAGCGCCGTGCTGGTCAGCCACGCGCACGGCGACCACTGGGGCGACGCGCTGGCCTTCGGGAAGGCGGGCACGCCGATCATTGCCACGGCCGAGATCGGCGGGTACGCGCAGAAGCACGGCGCGGCGCAGGCGGTCGGCATGAACATCGGCGGCACGTACCGCGCGCCGTGGGGCAGCGTGTCCCTCACGCCCGCGTGGCACTCCAGCTCCTTCCCGGATGGCACGTACGGCGGGATGCCCACCGGTCTGGTCATCGAGCTGGGCGGCAAACGCGTGTACTTCGCGGGCGACACCTGCCTGTTCAGCGACATGCGCCTGATCGGCGACCGTGGCCTGGATGTCGCGATCCTGCCCGTCGGCGACCACTACACCATGGGCCCGGAGGAAGCCGGACGCTGCCTGGAACTGCTGCGCCCGAAGGTCGCCATTCCCATGCACTTCGGCACCTTCCCCGGCCTGAGCGGTGATCCGCAGGTCTTCGCCGCCGCCGGACAGGCGCAGGGCGTGGACGTGCGCGTGCTGCACCCCGGCGATACGACGGAAGTGTAA
- the cdaA gene encoding diadenylate cyclase CdaA: MSTVLGQVSFRDVLDILLVTFLVYQGYLLVAGTRAVNVVRGIVVFAGVWVAALLLNLTTLSYLLGRAGTVGLFALVVLFQPELRAALERVGRPRSRDLSAGVAALQAVARSMERLAERRIGALIAIERRTPLGEYAETGVTLDAVVSVPFLEALFARNAPLHDGGVVIQGSRVVAAGCLFPLQSSDGTYRRYGTRHRAAIGLSEATDAVVLVVSEERGSMRIALGGRLGPDLNGAELRDQLRSLIYERSGQGLPDSPGAPVPGDSAPAATGAPQPSEAVTVKEKA; encoded by the coding sequence ATGTCCACGGTTCTAGGTCAGGTGAGTTTCCGGGATGTCCTGGACATTCTGCTGGTCACTTTCCTGGTGTACCAGGGGTACCTGCTCGTGGCCGGCACGCGGGCCGTGAACGTGGTACGCGGCATCGTGGTGTTCGCGGGCGTGTGGGTGGCGGCGCTGCTGCTGAACCTCACAACCCTCAGTTACCTGCTGGGCCGGGCGGGGACGGTGGGCCTGTTCGCGCTGGTGGTGCTGTTCCAGCCGGAACTGCGGGCCGCGCTGGAACGCGTGGGCCGACCGCGCAGCCGTGACCTCTCGGCGGGTGTGGCCGCGTTGCAGGCGGTGGCGCGCAGCATGGAACGGCTTGCGGAACGCCGGATTGGGGCCCTGATCGCCATCGAGCGCCGCACGCCGCTGGGCGAGTACGCCGAGACGGGCGTGACCCTGGACGCCGTGGTCAGCGTGCCCTTCCTGGAGGCGCTGTTCGCCCGCAACGCGCCGCTGCACGATGGGGGCGTGGTCATTCAGGGCTCGCGGGTGGTCGCGGCCGGCTGCCTGTTCCCCTTGCAGTCCAGCGACGGCACGTACCGCCGCTACGGCACCCGACACCGCGCTGCGATTGGCCTGTCCGAGGCCACAGATGCCGTGGTGCTGGTGGTCAGTGAGGAGCGGGGCAGCATGCGGATCGCGCTGGGGGGCCGGCTCGGCCCGGATCTGAACGGCGCGGAACTGCGCGACCAGTTGCGCAGCCTGATCTACGAGCGCAGTGGCCAGGGCCTGCCGGACAGTCCGGGGGCACCCGTGCCGGGTGATTCGGCCCCAGCGGCGACGGGTGCACCTCAGCCCTCCGAGGCCGTCACGGTCAAGGAGAAGGCGTGA
- the yqeK gene encoding bis(5'-nucleosyl)-tetraphosphatase (symmetrical) YqeK yields MVRPRRYEHVLRVADLAAQIAANNGLDEQRAYSAGILHDIARDLPDDELLRLAPPECAIDAAHPLALHGRAARTLLTRWGYRDSVVLEAVEDHTTGPRGGNDVSACVYIADVSEPGRGVNADIRELALLDLHAALERAIVSKVTYLQGKGIQVHPRTLRAYHALPCSALPSPTSITSSLNSATLTPDA; encoded by the coding sequence ATGGTTCGCCCCAGGCGCTACGAACATGTGCTGCGGGTGGCCGACCTGGCTGCCCAGATTGCGGCAAACAACGGGCTGGACGAACAGCGGGCCTACTCGGCAGGCATCCTGCACGACATCGCCCGCGACCTGCCCGATGACGAACTGCTGCGCCTCGCGCCGCCCGAATGCGCCATCGACGCGGCCCACCCGCTGGCCCTTCACGGCCGCGCCGCCCGTACCTTGCTGACGCGCTGGGGCTACCGCGACAGCGTGGTGCTGGAGGCCGTGGAGGATCACACGACCGGACCGCGCGGCGGGAACGACGTGTCCGCCTGCGTCTACATTGCGGACGTGTCCGAGCCGGGACGCGGCGTGAACGCCGACATCCGGGAACTGGCGCTGCTGGATCTGCACGCCGCGCTGGAACGCGCCATCGTGTCGAAGGTCACGTACCTGCAGGGCAAGGGCATTCAGGTGCATCCGCGCACCCTGCGGGCCTATCATGCCTTGCCGTGCAGCGCCCTCCCCTCCCCGACATCGATCACCAGTTCCCTGAACAGCGCGACCCTGACCCCGGACGCGTGA
- a CDS encoding LCP family protein encodes MQRPPLPDIDHQFPEQRDPDPGRVTRVPSGRGLAALRALQVFGLSVAALALSGLAVVSHAGGQAPPLSVPQGQAPHFSVLIAGRDIIYCYYHQPCKNQGQRENVIQPPNTDTLMLVKVDGVNVHVLNIPRDTNVGDFNPRLGIAAQKVNSQYWDGGPQALTRAVETITGERVDSYVIVRTDYVERVIDALGGLDVSVPEPGIEWIDNAAGVNLKLAPGDHHLDGQQGVLFLRVRKGFGDDYGRIDHQKQALTQLAGKLKTAQGLAALPVILGGIGNGVETNADPNLLLALKPYLSQLKLAFATLPTDTIPGTFNLAVNRDRLAQVWGKTAPATTPDVKVHIADASGNALGTGLKAALQAMGYRDVQLETVAASREPSQVFTQQDVAQASALADALDLPRLQGERFPVSPGEVGILLGTDATAHLAALKHLSPTPETP; translated from the coding sequence GTGCAGCGCCCTCCCCTCCCCGACATCGATCACCAGTTCCCTGAACAGCGCGACCCTGACCCCGGACGCGTGACGCGCGTTCCCAGCGGGCGCGGGCTGGCGGCCCTGCGCGCCCTGCAGGTCTTCGGCCTCAGCGTCGCCGCCCTGGCCCTGAGCGGGCTGGCCGTCGTGAGCCACGCGGGGGGGCAGGCCCCGCCCCTGAGCGTGCCGCAGGGGCAGGCGCCGCATTTCAGCGTGCTGATCGCCGGGCGGGACATCATCTACTGCTATTACCACCAGCCGTGCAAGAACCAGGGTCAGCGGGAGAACGTGATCCAGCCGCCGAACACCGACACGCTGATGCTCGTGAAGGTGGACGGAGTGAACGTGCATGTCCTGAACATTCCGCGCGACACGAACGTCGGGGATTTCAACCCCCGGCTGGGGATCGCCGCGCAGAAGGTGAACAGCCAGTACTGGGACGGCGGCCCGCAGGCCCTGACGCGCGCCGTGGAGACCATCACCGGAGAGCGCGTGGACTCGTACGTGATCGTGCGCACGGACTACGTGGAGCGCGTGATCGATGCGCTGGGCGGCCTGGACGTGAGCGTGCCCGAACCCGGCATTGAGTGGATCGACAACGCGGCCGGCGTGAACCTCAAGCTCGCGCCCGGCGACCACCACCTGGACGGCCAGCAGGGCGTACTGTTCCTGCGTGTCCGCAAGGGCTTCGGCGATGATTACGGCCGCATCGACCACCAGAAGCAGGCCCTGACGCAGCTGGCCGGGAAGCTCAAGACCGCGCAGGGGCTCGCGGCGCTGCCCGTGATCCTGGGCGGCATCGGCAACGGCGTGGAGACCAACGCCGATCCGAACCTGCTGCTGGCCCTGAAACCCTATCTGTCCCAGCTGAAACTGGCCTTCGCGACCCTGCCGACCGACACCATTCCCGGTACCTTCAACCTCGCCGTGAACCGCGACCGGCTGGCCCAGGTGTGGGGCAAGACGGCGCCCGCCACCACGCCCGATGTGAAGGTGCATATCGCGGACGCCAGCGGCAATGCCCTGGGCACGGGACTGAAGGCCGCGTTGCAAGCGATGGGCTACCGTGACGTACAGTTAGAGACCGTGGCCGCAAGCCGTGAACCCAGCCAGGTGTTCACCCAGCAGGATGTCGCGCAGGCCAGCGCCCTGGCCGATGCGCTCGACCTCCCCAGGTTGCAGGGCGAACGCTTCCCGGTCAGCCCCGGTGAGGTCGGCATCCTGCTCGGCACCGACGCGACAGCGCACTTGGCGGCCCTGAAACACCTGAGCCCCACCCCGGAGACCCCATGA
- the rsfS gene encoding ribosome silencing factor, with translation MTTDPERTTPTPPTRQPGIRAQLRAIVDAARERRAEDVVVLDLTDVSSTLDYFVICTATAGLQLNAVQENIRQKAMEAGLPRPSVEGPSERWLLLAFGGSVVVHIMTKDAREYYDLEGLWSDARLLDFPEAEH, from the coding sequence ATGACTACAGACCCTGAACGCACCACCCCCACGCCGCCCACCCGGCAGCCCGGCATCCGGGCGCAGCTGCGCGCCATCGTGGACGCCGCCCGTGAACGCCGCGCCGAGGACGTCGTCGTGCTCGACCTGACCGATGTCAGCTCCACCCTGGACTACTTCGTGATCTGCACCGCGACCGCCGGACTCCAGCTGAACGCCGTGCAGGAGAACATCCGCCAGAAGGCCATGGAAGCCGGCCTGCCCCGTCCCAGCGTCGAAGGCCCCAGCGAACGCTGGCTGCTGCTGGCCTTCGGGGGCAGCGTGGTCGTGCACATCATGACCAAGGACGCCCGCGAGTACTACGACCTGGAGGGCCTGTGGAGCGACGCCCGCCTCCTGGACTTCCCCGAAGCCGAACACTGA